A single genomic interval of Mucilaginibacter robiniae harbors:
- a CDS encoding FEKKY domain-containing protein yields the protein MKTLVVMMFISLLGLHSKAEPKYIAENSHVVKRLEIWTYGMPYLGDKVKAEHTVSTRWGFTYRAVAGCVLTPELIKRVREHNNQVRQVLVTKYGKNWEAKYQKEVDVEMQRISKK from the coding sequence ATGAAAACACTGGTAGTAATGATGTTTATAAGCCTATTGGGCTTACATAGCAAAGCTGAACCCAAGTATATAGCCGAAAATAGCCATGTAGTAAAGAGGCTGGAAATATGGACTTATGGTATGCCTTACCTGGGTGATAAAGTAAAGGCGGAACATACCGTATCTACCCGCTGGGGATTTACTTACCGGGCCGTTGCCGGCTGTGTGCTTACTCCCGAACTGATAAAGCGTGTACGTGAGCACAATAACCAAGTACGCCAGGTACTGGTTACTAAATATGGTAAGAATTGGGAGGCGAAATACCAGAAAGAGGTAGATGTAGAAATGCAACGAATCTCAAAAAAATAA
- a CDS encoding cysteine hydrolase family protein, whose product MSTTTTTALLIMDYQVGIADKLPTIDDLAKQANEAAEAARKAGLKVIYTKVGFQEGHPEISVNSMPFFQQVKENNLFTGEQSKLIPQIQVQLGDTVIDKKRFGSFAGSNLQLILQANGITQLVLAGIRTAGVVLSTLRFAADIDYKVTILSNCCADPDPEIHKVLMEKVFPLQAEVVSSKDWAAKL is encoded by the coding sequence ATGAGCACCACTACCACTACTGCCCTACTGATTATGGATTATCAGGTGGGCATTGCCGATAAATTGCCAACTATTGATGATTTGGCTAAACAGGCAAATGAAGCCGCAGAAGCAGCCCGCAAAGCTGGCCTTAAAGTAATTTATACCAAAGTAGGTTTTCAGGAAGGTCACCCGGAGATCAGCGTAAATAGTATGCCTTTCTTTCAGCAGGTAAAAGAAAATAACCTGTTTACCGGCGAACAAAGTAAACTGATACCACAAATACAAGTACAACTTGGCGACACAGTAATTGATAAAAAACGTTTTGGGTCCTTTGCCGGTAGCAACCTGCAACTCATTTTGCAAGCTAATGGTATAACACAATTGGTACTGGCAGGCATACGCACTGCTGGTGTAGTACTATCAACCCTGCGTTTTGCAGCAGACATCGACTATAAAGTAACGATTCTCAGTAATTGCTGTGCCGATCCTGATCCAGAGATACATAAAGTATTAATGGAGAAAGTATTCCCCTTACAGGCTGAGGTAGTAAGCAGCAAAGATTGGGCAGCCAAGCTGTAA
- a CDS encoding DUF1028 domain-containing protein, whose translation MKKLLYLLLTITTPAWAQVYKATEPLAHTFSIIARDPATGQMAAAVQSHWFSVGTSVIWGKSGVGVVATQSFTNKSYGAFGLQLMQNGVVPQQALNQLLAKDAGREVRQVAFLNTKGQSAVYTGKQCIAYATDRHGANYSVQSNMMLTDKVCAAMEQAFLKSTGQPLAERVVASLKAAQAAGGDIRGRQSAALIVVSGTPVKESWNDKLIDLRVDDNPNPIVELDRLLKLQRAYEHMNNGDLNVEKHNMPKAMAEYTAAERMFPANLEMQYWHAITLANNHRAREASVMLKHIYAKDANWRELTRRLPKVGQLTVTPAELQLLLQ comes from the coding sequence ATGAAAAAGCTACTTTACTTATTACTTACCATTACTACACCTGCCTGGGCACAGGTTTACAAAGCTACCGAACCACTGGCGCATACCTTTTCCATCATAGCACGCGATCCGGCTACGGGGCAAATGGCAGCGGCGGTGCAGAGCCATTGGTTTAGTGTAGGCACTTCGGTTATTTGGGGTAAATCGGGTGTGGGCGTAGTGGCTACACAATCATTCACTAATAAATCATACGGTGCTTTTGGGCTACAGTTGATGCAAAACGGCGTAGTACCACAACAGGCTTTAAACCAATTATTGGCTAAAGATGCTGGCCGCGAAGTACGGCAGGTAGCTTTTCTGAACACGAAAGGACAATCTGCCGTTTATACCGGCAAACAATGTATTGCCTATGCTACCGACCGGCATGGCGCTAACTACTCGGTACAATCAAATATGATGCTGACCGATAAGGTATGCGCAGCTATGGAGCAGGCTTTTTTGAAAAGTACTGGTCAGCCTTTGGCCGAACGTGTAGTAGCCTCGCTTAAAGCCGCCCAGGCTGCAGGCGGTGATATACGCGGGCGACAAAGTGCTGCCTTAATTGTAGTATCGGGCACGCCGGTAAAAGAAAGCTGGAACGATAAACTAATTGACCTGCGGGTAGATGATAACCCCAACCCGATTGTTGAACTGGACCGCTTACTAAAACTGCAGCGCGCCTATGAACACATGAACAACGGCGATCTGAATGTAGAAAAACACAACATGCCTAAAGCGATGGCCGAATATACCGCGGCCGAACGCATGTTTCCTGCCAACCTAGAGATGCAGTACTGGCATGCTATTACACTGGCTAACAACCATCGGGCTAGAGAAGCTTCGGTAATGCTGAAACATATTTACGCTAAAGATGCCAACTGGCGCGAACTGACCCGCCGTTTGCCTAAAGTAGGCCAGCTTACCGTTACGCCTGCCGAATTGCAGCTGTTACTGCAATAA
- a CDS encoding DUF72 domain-containing protein encodes MTNADMPLFYAGTSNVVLPVPNKQAFPTEYQNKSRLCYYGSLFNSVEINSTFYKLPLGATVAKWAVEVPGNFRFTFKLWQEITHQKGLNFDPDLVHRFLNVINFAGDKKGCLLIQFPPSTTIDLHQLHSLLLEIRQADPGSLWKIAVEFRNRSWYEDNVYEILDEHQAGMVLHDLPASAAPMQTGNVDFVYLRFHGPNGGYRGSYDDNFLYEYAQYIHEWMQDGKTVYAYFNNTMGQAVQNLITLNRFVHEL; translated from the coding sequence ATGACAAACGCTGATATGCCTCTATTTTACGCTGGTACCAGCAATGTAGTACTGCCAGTACCCAATAAACAAGCTTTCCCAACCGAGTACCAGAATAAAAGCCGACTGTGTTATTATGGTTCGTTGTTCAACAGTGTAGAAATTAACAGTACCTTTTACAAGCTACCTCTGGGTGCAACGGTAGCCAAATGGGCTGTTGAGGTACCCGGCAATTTCCGTTTCACGTTTAAGCTATGGCAGGAAATCACCCATCAAAAAGGATTGAACTTTGACCCTGATTTGGTACACCGCTTTTTAAACGTAATTAATTTTGCAGGCGATAAAAAAGGCTGCTTGCTGATACAGTTCCCACCCAGTACTACCATTGATTTGCACCAACTACATAGTTTGCTGCTGGAAATCAGGCAGGCCGATCCTGGATCATTATGGAAAATAGCGGTAGAATTTCGAAACCGTTCCTGGTACGAGGATAATGTTTACGAAATACTGGATGAACATCAGGCCGGCATGGTACTGCATGATTTACCCGCTTCTGCCGCTCCAATGCAAACTGGTAATGTAGATTTTGTTTACTTGCGTTTTCACGGCCCCAACGGTGGTTATCGCGGCAGCTATGATGACAACTTTCTGTATGAATATGCTCAATACATCCATGAATGGATGCAGGATGGCAAAACCGTATATGCTTATTTTAACAACACCATGGGCCAAGCCGTACAAAACCTGATTACTTTGAACCGCTTTGTGCACGAACTTTAG
- a CDS encoding PAS domain S-box protein yields MKITRQFPATIWDKYKSFVEGAVRQNEPYKVKDIEYWRESLLTNCVLYSIPFGFFTCILSIVVLLKEGQLFIPALDVVVLTILTFFILNKRSSSSTRKMVIVSMFYLLATVLMPFLGSFGIGSIYLMAISVFIALLYDASAIYWSIAANVAIYTGCGFIIYFKLFESPLITHYTLSFWLIYSVNFLYLNVVVVVQIRHITDGLEKSLLQEAGLRQDLQLEIEERIKRNEQLAESEGHYKSLFHANPSPMWIFDDDTLRFLQVNEAAISKYGYTHDEFVNMTLKDIRSGHNIDDLLDVLQKLRISLEPVVNTAIHRSKTGTEFHAEVRCSHIPFKGKEARLVIAQDISAHIAHVQAIEKQNLKLQEIAYMQSHIVRAPLCRVIALVDLIMQNKEEKPEAEVMEYLRISVQDLDDVIKNIIYTTHENV; encoded by the coding sequence ATGAAGATAACGAGGCAATTTCCGGCAACAATATGGGATAAATACAAGAGTTTTGTTGAAGGTGCCGTTCGCCAAAATGAACCTTATAAAGTAAAAGATATTGAATACTGGCGTGAAAGCCTGTTAACTAATTGTGTTTTATATTCTATACCATTTGGCTTTTTTACTTGCATTCTCAGTATTGTTGTTTTACTTAAAGAAGGTCAGCTTTTTATACCCGCCCTTGATGTTGTTGTATTAACGATACTTACATTTTTTATATTAAATAAGCGCAGCTCAAGTAGTACCCGGAAAATGGTAATTGTGAGCATGTTCTATTTGTTGGCTACTGTTTTAATGCCTTTTTTAGGATCATTCGGTATTGGCAGTATTTACCTGATGGCTATTAGTGTATTTATAGCCTTGCTTTATGATGCTAGCGCTATTTATTGGTCAATTGCAGCTAATGTTGCCATTTACACAGGGTGTGGTTTTATTATTTATTTCAAGCTTTTTGAATCGCCGCTTATTACGCATTATACATTAAGTTTCTGGCTGATTTATTCTGTTAACTTTCTGTATCTGAATGTAGTTGTTGTTGTACAAATACGGCACATTACTGATGGATTGGAAAAAAGCCTTTTACAAGAAGCTGGCTTGCGGCAAGATTTACAGTTAGAGATAGAGGAACGTATAAAAAGGAATGAACAATTAGCAGAATCGGAAGGGCACTATAAAAGTTTGTTTCATGCCAACCCTTCGCCCATGTGGATTTTTGATGACGATACCCTGCGTTTTTTACAGGTGAATGAGGCTGCAATCAGTAAGTACGGGTATACGCATGATGAATTTGTTAACATGACGTTGAAGGATATCAGATCAGGCCATAATATTGATGATCTGCTGGATGTGCTACAAAAATTGCGTATAAGCTTGGAGCCTGTTGTAAATACAGCCATTCACCGGAGCAAAACCGGAACTGAGTTTCATGCAGAGGTACGATGTAGCCATATTCCGTTCAAAGGCAAAGAAGCCAGGTTGGTAATAGCTCAAGATATATCAGCGCATATAGCACACGTACAAGCTATTGAAAAGCAAAACCTAAAGTTGCAGGAGATTGCCTACATGCAATCGCACATTGTGCGAGCCCCTTTGTGCCGCGTTATAGCCTTGGTTGATTTAATCATGCAAAATAAAGAAGAAAAGCCAGAGGCAGAGGTAATGGAGTACCTGAGAATATCCGTTCAGGATTTGGATGATGTTATAAAAAACATCATCTATACCACGCATGAAAATGTTTAA
- the rpsL gene encoding 30S ribosomal protein S12, with translation MPTIQQLVRKGRVALEDKSKSPALDSCPQRRGVCTRVYTTTPKKPNSAMRKVARVRLTNGKEVNAYIPGEGHNLQEHSIVLIRGGRVKDLPGVRYHIIRGALDTSGVNGRNQRRSKYGTKRPKPGQPAAAAKGAPAKGGKKK, from the coding sequence ATGCCTACTATTCAACAATTAGTTAGAAAAGGTAGAGTAGCTCTGGAGGATAAGAGTAAATCCCCAGCGTTGGACAGCTGTCCACAGCGAAGAGGCGTGTGCACCCGTGTGTACACCACTACCCCTAAGAAACCAAACTCAGCAATGCGTAAAGTGGCCCGTGTGCGCCTAACCAACGGTAAAGAGGTGAATGCCTACATTCCGGGTGAAGGTCACAACTTACAGGAGCACTCTATCGTGTTAATCCGTGGCGGCAGGGTGAAAGATTTACCAGGTGTTCGTTACCACATCATTCGTGGTGCACTGGATACTTCAGGTGTAAACGGCCGTAACCAACGTCGTTCTAAATATGGTACTAAACGTCCTAAACCAGGTCAACCAGCTGCTGCAGCTAAAGGTGCACCTGCAAAAGGCGGTAAAAAGAAATAA
- the rpsG gene encoding 30S ribosomal protein S7, whose amino-acid sequence MRKSKPKKRILLPDPKFNDVLVTRFVNNMMYDGKKSTAYGIFYNAVEIVEKKTSENGLDTWKKALNNVMPAVEVKSRRVGGANFQVPTEVRPERKIALGMKWLISYARRRGEKTMMEKLAGEIISASKGEGAAVKKKEDTHKMAEANKAFSHFRF is encoded by the coding sequence ATGAGAAAGTCAAAACCAAAAAAGAGAATCCTTCTGCCTGATCCAAAATTCAATGATGTTTTGGTAACCAGGTTTGTAAATAACATGATGTATGATGGTAAAAAATCTACCGCATACGGCATATTCTACAATGCTGTTGAAATTGTAGAGAAAAAAACCAGCGAAAACGGCTTAGATACTTGGAAAAAAGCGTTGAACAACGTAATGCCAGCTGTTGAGGTTAAATCTCGTCGTGTGGGTGGTGCTAACTTCCAGGTGCCAACTGAAGTTCGTCCGGAGCGTAAAATCGCTTTAGGTATGAAATGGTTAATTAGCTATGCTCGTCGTCGTGGTGAAAAAACCATGATGGAGAAACTGGCAGGCGAAATCATTTCAGCTTCTAAAGGTGAAGGTGCTGCTGTGAAGAAAAAAGAAGATACGCACAAAATGGCTGAAGCCAACAAAGCGTTCTCACATTTCCGTTTCTAA
- the fusA gene encoding elongation factor G, protein MSRDLKYTRNIGIAAHIDAGKTTTTERILYYAGVSHKIGEVHEGAATMDWMAQEQERGITITSAATTVFWNYRGDKYQVNVIDTPGHVDFTVEVNRSLRVLDGLVFLFSAVDGVEPQSETNWRLANNYNVPRIGFVNKMDRSGADFLKVVKQVRDMLGSHAVPLQIPIGAEDNFKGVVDLINFRGVVWNEHDKGMTFTEVPIPDDLLDEATEWREKLLEAVAEYDDTLMEKFFDDPTTITEREVLDALRQATLAGKIVPMTCGSSFKNKGVQTMLDYVMELLPSPVDSKGVVGTNPNTGEEIMIKPDVKEPFAALAFKIATDPFVGRLCFIRVYSGNLEAGSYVHNMRSDNKERISRIFQMHANKQNPIPNVGAGDIAAVVGFKDIKTGDTLCDEKNPVVLESMVFPEPVIGLAIEPKTQADVDKLGLALGKLAEEDPTFRVNSDEETGQTVISGMGELHLDIIMDRLKREFKVEVNQGAPQVAYKESITGQTQHRETYKKQTGGRGKFADIQVILSPADEGKEGLQFVNEITGGAIPREFIPSVEKGFAASMANGVLAGYPLTNLKVRLIDGSFHAVDSDALSFEIAAKSAYREALPKCRPVLLEPIMKIEILTPEENMGDVIGDMNRRRGQLQGMDSRNGAQVIKAMVPLSEMFGYVTQLRTITSGRATSTMEFDHYEEAPRNVQEEVVAKSKGKVKASV, encoded by the coding sequence ATGTCAAGAGATCTTAAATATACTAGAAACATTGGTATTGCCGCTCACATTGATGCCGGTAAAACCACTACTACCGAGCGTATCCTGTACTATGCGGGTGTGAGCCACAAAATAGGCGAGGTACACGAAGGTGCAGCTACCATGGACTGGATGGCGCAGGAGCAGGAGCGTGGTATCACCATTACTTCAGCTGCTACCACCGTATTCTGGAACTACCGTGGTGACAAATACCAGGTAAACGTAATTGACACTCCGGGACACGTGGACTTTACCGTAGAGGTAAACCGTTCATTGCGTGTACTGGATGGCTTGGTTTTCCTGTTCTCGGCTGTTGATGGTGTAGAGCCTCAGTCAGAAACTAACTGGCGTTTGGCTAACAATTACAACGTTCCTCGTATCGGTTTCGTTAACAAAATGGACCGTTCAGGTGCCGACTTCCTGAAAGTTGTTAAACAAGTACGCGATATGCTGGGCAGCCACGCTGTGCCACTGCAAATTCCGATTGGTGCTGAAGATAACTTTAAAGGTGTGGTTGACTTAATCAACTTCCGTGGTGTAGTTTGGAATGAGCACGATAAAGGTATGACCTTTACTGAAGTGCCAATTCCTGATGATTTGCTGGATGAAGCTACTGAGTGGCGCGAAAAGTTGCTGGAAGCAGTAGCTGAGTACGATGATACATTAATGGAGAAATTCTTTGATGATCCAACTACTATCACTGAGCGTGAAGTATTAGACGCTTTACGTCAGGCTACTTTAGCTGGTAAAATCGTTCCGATGACTTGCGGTTCATCTTTCAAAAACAAAGGTGTGCAAACCATGCTGGATTACGTTATGGAGTTATTGCCTTCACCAGTTGATTCAAAAGGTGTAGTGGGTACTAACCCTAACACTGGCGAAGAGATCATGATTAAGCCAGATGTTAAAGAGCCATTTGCTGCTTTAGCATTCAAAATTGCTACCGACCCGTTTGTAGGCCGTTTATGCTTTATTCGTGTTTACTCAGGTAACTTAGAAGCTGGTTCGTATGTACATAACATGCGTTCAGACAATAAAGAGCGTATTTCTCGTATATTCCAGATGCACGCTAACAAGCAAAACCCTATTCCTAACGTAGGTGCAGGTGATATTGCTGCGGTAGTGGGCTTTAAAGATATCAAAACAGGTGATACGTTATGTGATGAAAAGAACCCTGTAGTTCTGGAGTCAATGGTGTTCCCTGAGCCGGTTATCGGTTTGGCTATTGAGCCTAAAACTCAGGCCGACGTTGATAAATTAGGTTTAGCTTTAGGTAAACTGGCAGAAGAGGATCCAACCTTCCGTGTAAACTCTGACGAAGAAACTGGTCAAACCGTTATTTCTGGTATGGGCGAGTTGCACCTGGATATCATCATGGACCGCTTAAAACGTGAGTTTAAAGTGGAAGTAAACCAAGGTGCTCCTCAGGTTGCTTACAAAGAGTCAATCACTGGTCAAACACAACACCGCGAAACTTACAAGAAACAAACTGGTGGTCGTGGTAAATTTGCCGACATCCAAGTTATTCTTTCTCCTGCCGATGAAGGTAAAGAAGGTTTACAGTTTGTGAATGAAATTACCGGTGGTGCTATTCCTCGTGAGTTCATCCCATCTGTTGAAAAAGGCTTTGCTGCTTCAATGGCTAATGGTGTACTGGCTGGTTATCCTTTAACCAACTTGAAAGTAAGATTGATTGATGGCTCATTCCACGCAGTCGATTCAGACGCACTTTCATTCGAAATTGCTGCTAAGTCTGCTTACCGCGAAGCATTGCCAAAATGCCGTCCGGTATTGCTGGAGCCAATCATGAAAATCGAGATCTTGACTCCTGAAGAAAACATGGGTGATGTAATCGGTGACATGAACCGTCGTCGTGGCCAGCTGCAAGGTATGGACAGCCGTAACGGTGCACAGGTAATTAAAGCAATGGTTCCACTTTCTGAAATGTTTGGTTACGTAACTCAATTACGTACAATTACTTCAGGCCGTGCTACCTCCACTATGGAGTTTGACCACTATGAAGAAGCACCACGTAACGTACAAGAAGAAGTGGTAGCTAAATCAAAAGGTAAAGTAAAAGCTTCTGTATAA
- the rpsJ gene encoding 30S ribosomal protein S10 yields MSQRIRIKLKSYDYNLVDKSAEKIVKTVKPTGAVVSGPLPLPTEKKTFTVLRSPHVNKKAREQFQLCSYKRLLDIYSSNSKTVDALMKLELPSGVEVEIKV; encoded by the coding sequence ATGAGCCAAAGAATCAGAATTAAACTGAAATCTTACGATTACAACCTGGTTGACAAATCAGCTGAGAAAATCGTAAAAACAGTAAAGCCAACCGGCGCTGTAGTAAGCGGACCGCTTCCTTTACCAACTGAAAAGAAAACCTTTACAGTACTGCGTTCACCACACGTTAACAAAAAAGCACGTGAGCAGTTCCAATTGTGCAGCTACAAACGTCTGTTGGATATTTACAGCTCTAACTCTAAAACTGTTGATGCGTTGATGAAACTTGAATTGCCAAGCGGCGTTGAAGTAGAAATCAAAGTGTGA
- a CDS encoding ABC transporter permease → MLKNYFIIAWRSLLKNKVYSLINICGLALGMALSMLIGLWIYDEVAYNTYHENYSTIMQVMNTQTFNGHVGTNEAIALPLAKDIKTKFSQDFKRLALATWNEPYILGAGEKKMSGKGMWVQPDFPEMLTLNMIKGSRGVLTDPSSAIISQSLAKALFGDADPMSQTVRVNNMADVKVAGVYKDLPYNTSFNDIQILLPWGKYITFNWVKNSIDNWGNHSWQLFAQVDKHADIEKINAKIRDLEKPHFKEGDAKMQLHPMSRWHLYSDFVNGKSTGGRIKFVWLFGIIGVFVLLLACINFMNLSTARSEKRAKEVGIRKAIGSMRQQLIGQFLSESVVMALLAFALCVILVLLCLPFFNYLSDKQIQLPWKNPVFWLVSLLFTIITGLVSGSYPAFYLSAFNPVKVLKGTFKAGPYAALPRKVLVVVQFTVSITLIIGTVIVFRQIQHAKNRPVGYNREGLITVDINTPDLRGHYDAIRSDLLKTGSIENMAESSSPSTSVKSNQIGFEWEGMEPGSHPLLGTIGATHDFGHTINWQVKQGRDFSRNFLTDSSAAIINEASAKIMGFKNPIGKIVKYNGKPLTIVGVIKNMVMESPYIPVQPTIFMISYDWANVITIKLKPGMPVREALAKIEPVFKKFDPSSPFDYKFVDQDYATKFANEERIGNLATFFAILAIFISSLGLFGLASFVAEQRTKEIGVRKILGASVYNLWQMLCEDFIILVIISCVIAIPIAWYFLSNWLQAYEYRTQISWWIFAVAGLLALGITLLTVSYQAIRAAIANPVRSLRTE, encoded by the coding sequence ATGCTGAAGAATTACTTCATTATCGCTTGGCGCAGTTTGCTTAAAAATAAAGTTTATTCATTAATTAATATTTGTGGATTAGCATTGGGCATGGCCTTATCGATGTTAATTGGTTTGTGGATATATGATGAAGTGGCTTATAATACTTATCATGAAAACTACTCCACCATTATGCAGGTAATGAATACGCAGACTTTTAACGGTCATGTAGGTACTAATGAGGCAATAGCTTTACCCTTGGCTAAAGACATTAAAACGAAGTTTTCTCAGGATTTTAAACGTCTGGCATTAGCAACATGGAATGAGCCGTATATACTTGGTGCAGGCGAAAAAAAGATGTCTGGTAAGGGGATGTGGGTTCAGCCTGATTTTCCCGAGATGCTCACCTTAAATATGATTAAAGGAAGTCGTGGTGTTTTGACCGATCCATCATCCGCTATCATTAGCCAATCATTAGCCAAAGCGTTATTTGGTGATGCGGATCCGATGTCCCAAACGGTCCGAGTTAACAATATGGCGGATGTGAAAGTTGCCGGTGTATACAAAGACCTACCTTATAATACATCGTTTAACGATATTCAAATTCTTTTACCCTGGGGCAAGTATATTACGTTTAATTGGGTGAAAAACTCTATAGATAACTGGGGAAATCACAGCTGGCAGTTATTTGCACAAGTGGATAAGCACGCTGATATAGAAAAAATCAATGCTAAAATAAGAGATCTGGAAAAGCCACATTTTAAAGAAGGCGATGCCAAGATGCAACTTCACCCAATGTCCAGGTGGCATTTGTACAGCGATTTTGTGAACGGTAAATCAACAGGTGGTCGTATTAAGTTTGTCTGGCTGTTTGGTATTATAGGAGTATTTGTGTTATTACTGGCTTGCATCAACTTCATGAACCTGAGCACTGCTCGTAGTGAAAAACGCGCTAAAGAGGTGGGCATTCGCAAAGCTATCGGATCTATGCGCCAGCAATTGATTGGACAGTTCTTAAGCGAATCGGTAGTAATGGCACTACTGGCATTTGCACTGTGTGTTATACTGGTGCTTCTTTGCCTGCCTTTTTTCAACTATTTGTCAGATAAACAAATTCAACTACCTTGGAAAAATCCTGTTTTTTGGTTAGTATCATTGTTGTTTACTATTATAACAGGTTTGGTGTCGGGTAGCTATCCAGCATTTTACTTATCAGCGTTTAATCCGGTTAAAGTGTTAAAAGGCACGTTTAAAGCAGGGCCTTATGCAGCGCTACCCCGTAAGGTGCTGGTTGTAGTGCAGTTTACAGTATCTATAACTCTTATTATCGGTACTGTAATTGTTTTCAGGCAAATACAGCATGCTAAAAACAGACCAGTGGGCTATAATCGCGAAGGGCTGATTACAGTTGATATTAATACGCCTGATTTACGTGGCCATTATGATGCTATCCGGAGCGATTTGCTGAAAACTGGTTCTATCGAAAATATGGCTGAATCTTCAAGTCCATCAACATCGGTAAAAAGTAACCAGATTGGGTTTGAATGGGAAGGTATGGAACCGGGTAGTCATCCGCTTTTGGGCACTATTGGAGCTACGCATGATTTTGGCCACACTATTAACTGGCAAGTAAAACAAGGACGTGATTTTTCACGCAACTTCCTGACAGATAGTTCTGCCGCCATCATCAATGAGGCTTCAGCAAAAATAATGGGCTTTAAAAATCCGATAGGCAAAATTGTGAAGTATAACGGTAAACCGCTCACCATAGTAGGGGTCATTAAAAATATGGTAATGGAATCTCCCTACATTCCGGTGCAGCCAACTATATTTATGATTAGTTATGATTGGGCTAATGTAATTACTATAAAATTAAAGCCCGGTATGCCGGTGCGTGAGGCTTTGGCCAAGATAGAGCCAGTATTTAAGAAGTTTGATCCTAGTAGTCCTTTTGATTATAAATTCGTGGATCAAGACTATGCAACTAAGTTTGCCAATGAGGAGCGTATCGGAAATCTGGCTACTTTTTTTGCCATACTTGCCATTTTTATCTCATCATTAGGATTGTTTGGCTTAGCATCCTTCGTGGCCGAACAGCGTACCAAAGAAATAGGCGTGCGAAAAATTTTAGGTGCTTCGGTTTACAACCTCTGGCAAATGCTTTGTGAAGATTTCATAATACTGGTAATTATATCATGTGTTATTGCTATACCCATAGCATGGTATTTCCTTAGTAATTGGTTGCAAGCGTATGAGTATCGCACGCAAATTTCCTGGTGGATATTTGCAGTTGCCGGGTTATTGGCTTTAGGCATAACCCTACTTACCGTGAGTTATCAGGCTATTAGGGCTGCCATCGCTAACCCGGTTCGAAGTTTAAGAACAGAGTAA